The genomic stretch CGGAACGCAAGTATCTTGGCTGCCGACAGGCTGGAAAGCCGAACGCGACAGCAGTATTCGAACGCTTGCTCCCAACCGCAAAGGATGCGAATTCGTATCGCCGAAACTTCGCGGCTACGAAGGGCTCCGCCAGGTCGAAGAGGCCCTCGACAAGATCAACGCGCACGGCGCGCGGGTCAACTTTTCTTGCGGCGTCCACGTCACGATCGAATTCAACGGAGACGCCGCGGCCCTTTCCCGCCTGATCAGCTTGGTCGGAAACCACGAACGAGCCATCTACGCCTCGACCGGAACGAAACGACGCGAACGAACCAACTGGGCCAAAACGGTCAAAGCCTACGGCAACAAAGACGAAGCGAAACGACGCTGCGAATCGGACCGCTACCACCTTTTGAACCTGACGCACATGGCCCGCGGCCGAAACCGAATCGAATTCCGGGCCTTCGCCGGAACGACCAACAAGGCCAAGGCCCTCGGCTACATCCAAATGTGCATCGGCTTGGTAGAACTCGCCTTGAATACAAATCGCTGTAGCGGCTGGGATTACGCCAAGAAGCCCGGAACCAAGAGTTGCTGGGATCGCCCCGGCGCGGGGGAAGGCGAAACGGAGCTCAACCGACTCTTCTACCGGCTCGGTTGGACGAAGGGTTGGTACAAGGGCAACCTTTGCAACAAACGGTTCGGTGAACTTTCGGCCGCCGACCAAACATGCGACTG from Novipirellula artificiosorum encodes the following:
- a CDS encoding amidoligase family protein → MHANNIAFGIEFETTLPTNDTTPIGGYHNGTQVSWLPTGWKAERDSSIRTLAPNRKGCEFVSPKLRGYEGLRQVEEALDKINAHGARVNFSCGVHVTIEFNGDAAALSRLISLVGNHERAIYASTGTKRRERTNWAKTVKAYGNKDEAKRRCESDRYHLLNLTHMARGRNRIEFRAFAGTTNKAKALGYIQMCIGLVELALNTNRCSGWDYAKKPGTKSCWDRPGAGEGETELNRLFYRLGWTKGWYKGNLCNKRFGELSAADQTCDWKATKTKLLEMARKYDRAI